A window of the Bacteroides thetaiotaomicron VPI-5482 genome harbors these coding sequences:
- a CDS encoding ABC transporter ATP-binding protein: MNAIKNITVGHTERLRKPVGYTMLANLVNIVPFCLSIEAINVIFRTFDGSGTPLDTNRLWMIFAILVVYMVVMAFAERAAYRANFRGAYEMSAEGRINLAEHLRKLSLGFLSRRDPGDLSSMLITDFTMAETGISHHLPQLMGALVMPVFAFLGLLWIDWRMAVAMFVALPLAVAVLLLSNIAQRKLSVRQIEAKINAGNRLEEYLQGIRVMKAYNLLGGKFERLKMAFSDLRRACIRQEALLGPFILFSVTLIRAGLTFMILCGTYLLIGGELSLLTFVMFLVVGSRVFDPLTSALTNFAEFRYFSIAGGRILTLMNEPEMKGDRDVPESGDITFDHVSFGYQEKEILHDISVTLRKGTLTALVGPSGSGKSTMLKLCARFYDPRKGSVRFNGMDMKELEPESLMKHCSMVFQDVYLFQDTLKNNIRFGRTDATDEEIVAAAKKACCHEFIMRLPKGYDTMVGEGGCTLSGGEKQRISIARAMLKEAPVVLLDEATASLDPENEVEVQQAINTLIAGRTVIVIAHRLKTIRNADRIIVLEEGRIAEQGTHDELLSRPGLYAKLWNIQEQTSGWKL, from the coding sequence ATGAATGCAATCAAGAATATTACGGTAGGACATACCGAACGTCTGCGTAAACCTGTCGGTTACACGATGCTTGCCAATCTGGTGAATATCGTTCCGTTCTGTCTTTCTATCGAAGCCATAAATGTGATTTTCCGTACGTTTGACGGTAGTGGTACACCGCTGGATACGAATCGTCTTTGGATGATTTTTGCTATATTGGTCGTGTATATGGTGGTGATGGCTTTTGCCGAACGCGCCGCCTATCGTGCCAACTTTCGCGGTGCTTATGAGATGAGTGCCGAAGGGCGTATTAATTTAGCCGAGCATCTGCGTAAATTATCCTTGGGATTCCTGTCCCGCAGAGATCCGGGGGATCTTTCTTCCATGCTGATCACTGACTTTACCATGGCGGAAACGGGAATATCCCATCACTTGCCCCAATTGATGGGAGCGTTGGTAATGCCGGTTTTTGCCTTCCTTGGCTTGCTTTGGATTGACTGGCGCATGGCGGTGGCCATGTTCGTAGCTTTACCGCTTGCGGTTGCTGTCCTGTTGCTTAGCAATATCGCCCAGCGTAAGCTGAGTGTGCGACAGATTGAAGCCAAGATTAATGCCGGAAACCGCTTGGAAGAATATCTGCAAGGCATACGGGTGATGAAAGCATATAATTTGCTGGGAGGCAAGTTCGAACGCCTGAAAATGGCTTTTAGTGATCTCCGTCGTGCCTGTATCCGGCAGGAGGCGCTTCTCGGTCCATTTATCTTATTCTCGGTCACATTGATTCGTGCCGGATTGACATTCATGATACTTTGCGGTACGTACCTGTTGATAGGAGGCGAACTTTCACTGCTCACGTTTGTCATGTTTCTGGTGGTCGGTTCCCGTGTTTTCGATCCGCTGACATCTGCCTTGACTAACTTTGCCGAGTTTCGCTACTTCTCCATCGCAGGAGGACGTATCCTTACGTTGATGAACGAACCGGAAATGAAGGGAGATCGTGATGTGCCCGAAAGCGGAGATATTACTTTTGATCATGTATCTTTCGGTTATCAGGAAAAGGAAATACTGCATGATATTTCCGTGACTCTTAGAAAAGGGACGCTCACTGCTTTGGTCGGTCCTTCCGGAAGCGGAAAGAGTACGATGCTGAAACTTTGCGCACGCTTCTATGATCCGCGTAAAGGCTCGGTTCGTTTTAACGGAATGGATATGAAAGAACTGGAGCCGGAGTCATTAATGAAACATTGTTCCATGGTTTTTCAGGATGTCTATCTGTTTCAGGATACGCTGAAGAATAATATCCGTTTCGGCAGGACAGATGCTACGGATGAAGAGATCGTAGCGGCAGCGAAAAAGGCTTGTTGTCACGAATTCATCATGCGTCTGCCCAAAGGATACGATACGATGGTAGGAGAAGGTGGCTGCACTCTTTCGGGAGGAGAAAAACAACGGATCTCCATTGCCCGTGCCATGCTGAAAGAAGCTCCGGTCGTGCTGCTGGATGAGGCTACTGCCTCTCTCGATCCGGAGAATGAAGTAGAAGTGCAGCAGGCTATCAATACCTTGATTGCGGGACGGACGGTAATCGTTATCGCTCACCGCCTCAAAACGATCCGAAATGCCGACCGGATTATTGTGCTGGAAGAAGGACGAATTGCGGAACAAGGCACTCATGATGAACTTTTGAGCCGGCCGGGGCTGTACGCCAAACTTTGGAATATACAGGAACAGACATCGGGATGGAAACTATAA
- a CDS encoding ABC transporter ATP-binding protein has product MKRLKEKQRKKSGVSRLFEIAGEKKGLLMLAGVLSAISALCMLVPYWSVYEVLKELLLHGSKISELDSSVLIHWGWVAFVGLVAGLLLLYGALMASHVAAFRILYGLRIRLSGHIGRLSLGYLNGTSTGAIKKTMEQNVEKIENFVAHTIPDLVNVLATIVLMFIIFFSLNGWMAAICVVCIVCSIGLQFMNFFGKKAKEFTKIYYDTQERMSASAVQYVRGMPVVKIFGQSVRSFRQFNSEIEAYKSYALRVCDTYQPGMIAFTVLLNSLITFILPVGLLLLSRETQNIGLAAVYLFFIIMGPGVVSPIYKLMYLGSSTNEIDEGVKRIDRIFDEQVLPETAVSHLPASYDIEFRHVSFAYENKAETTRTEALKDISFTAPQGAITALVGPSGSGKSTVANLIPRFWDVSEGEICIGGINIKEIATEDLMNLVSFVFQDSFLFFDTLYENIRVGNTSATREQVIEAARAAQCHDFIESLPDGYHTRIGDKGVYLSGGESQRVCVARAILKNAPILVLDEATAFADPENEYKMQQAIQQLIKNKTVIIIAHRLSSIISAEQILVLKEGKLVQSGRHEVLSKTDGVYKRMWDAYTSAFRWQLTIKKEETK; this is encoded by the coding sequence ATGAAAAGGTTGAAAGAAAAACAGAGAAAGAAAAGTGGTGTGAGTCGCTTGTTTGAGATAGCAGGTGAGAAGAAAGGCTTACTGATGCTTGCCGGGGTACTTTCGGCGATCAGTGCCTTGTGTATGCTGGTGCCTTATTGGTCGGTATATGAAGTGCTGAAAGAGCTTTTGTTGCATGGCAGCAAGATAAGCGAGTTGGATAGCAGTGTGCTTATACACTGGGGATGGGTGGCATTTGTCGGTCTGGTGGCAGGACTGCTTTTACTGTATGGAGCATTGATGGCATCGCATGTGGCGGCGTTCCGTATTCTCTACGGGTTGCGCATTCGTCTGTCCGGGCATATCGGACGCCTTTCGCTGGGATACCTGAACGGTACTTCCACCGGAGCGATCAAGAAGACTATGGAACAGAATGTGGAGAAGATAGAGAATTTTGTGGCGCATACCATTCCCGATCTGGTCAATGTGCTGGCAACCATTGTGCTGATGTTTATCATCTTCTTCTCCCTGAACGGGTGGATGGCGGCTATTTGTGTGGTCTGCATCGTTTGTAGTATCGGTTTGCAGTTTATGAACTTCTTTGGGAAAAAAGCCAAAGAGTTTACGAAAATCTATTATGATACGCAGGAGCGTATGAGTGCTTCAGCTGTCCAGTATGTGAGAGGAATGCCCGTGGTGAAGATATTTGGTCAGAGTGTGCGCTCGTTCCGCCAGTTTAATAGTGAGATAGAGGCCTATAAGAGTTATGCTTTAAGAGTCTGCGACACCTACCAGCCCGGTATGATTGCTTTTACTGTATTGCTGAATTCGCTGATAACCTTCATTTTGCCCGTAGGTCTGTTGCTTCTGAGCAGAGAGACGCAGAATATTGGTCTGGCGGCAGTTTATCTCTTCTTTATTATTATGGGGCCCGGCGTGGTTTCTCCTATCTATAAACTGATGTATCTCGGTTCAAGTACGAACGAGATTGACGAGGGAGTGAAACGAATCGACCGCATATTTGATGAACAGGTACTTCCCGAAACTGCGGTTTCGCATTTGCCCGCTTCCTATGATATCGAGTTTCGTCACGTATCGTTTGCCTACGAAAACAAGGCGGAGACTACCCGTACCGAAGCGCTGAAAGACATCTCTTTTACTGCGCCACAGGGAGCGATTACTGCGCTGGTCGGTCCGTCAGGTTCCGGAAAGTCTACGGTAGCCAACCTGATTCCGCGCTTTTGGGATGTCAGTGAAGGGGAGATCTGCATTGGCGGAATTAATATAAAAGAGATAGCGACCGAGGATTTGATGAATCTCGTTTCCTTTGTTTTTCAGGACAGCTTTCTCTTCTTTGATACGCTCTATGAGAATATTCGGGTCGGTAATACGTCTGCTACCCGTGAACAGGTGATCGAAGCTGCCCGTGCGGCTCAATGTCACGATTTTATAGAGAGTCTGCCGGACGGCTATCATACGCGGATCGGTGACAAAGGAGTGTATTTGTCCGGCGGTGAGTCCCAACGGGTTTGTGTGGCAAGAGCCATTCTTAAAAATGCTCCGATTCTGGTGCTTGACGAGGCGACTGCTTTTGCCGATCCGGAGAACGAATATAAGATGCAGCAAGCCATTCAGCAACTTATCAAAAATAAAACGGTCATCATTATTGCTCACAGACTTTCGTCCATCATTTCAGCCGAACAGATACTTGTCCTGAAAGAAGGCAAGCTCGTACAAAGCGGACGTCACGAAGTGCTGAGCAAAACGGACGGTGTATATAAAAGAATGTGGGATGCCTATACCAGCGCATTCCGTTGGCAATTAACTATCAAAAAGGAGGAAACAAAATGA
- a CDS encoding family 20 glycosylhydrolase — protein MFKQLSTSLLIASACILSSCTPTVKQEIAILPTPVSLTEQSGAFVLKDGMKIGVSDQSLFPAAGYLQDILRNVVSTSVEVTEADKADIYLQLGQDNGKPGSYKLQATPKSVQVEAGDYSGIVSAIASLHQLLPAGIEVQGTKQTFSIPAVQIEDSPRFEWRGFMLDASRHFWNKDEVKHVLDLMSLYKLNKFHWHLTDDQGWRIEIEKYPLLTEKGAWRKFNKHDRGCMERAVEEDNTDFLIPENKIRIVEGDTLYGGYYTHEDIKEIVDYAAQRGIDVIPEIDMPGHFLAAITQYPDLACDGLIGWGETFSSPICPGKDTTLEFCQDVFKEIFDLFPYEYVHMGGDEVEKNNWKKCPRCQKRIRTEGLKSVEDLQAWFVRDMEKFFLANGKKLIGWDEVVADGLTSDAAITWWRSWSKEAVPMATSQGQRVIACPNEYFYFDYAQDKNSVKKILAYDPYADDRLSPEQKECFWGVQANLWAEWIPSMKRIEYLILPRMVALSEIAWVQPEAKPDLKEFYRQLVPHFKRMDILGLNYRVPDLEGFYKVNAFLDEASVDLTCPLPGIEVRYTTDGSMPTKQSTLYEGNLKVTETTDFTFRTFRPDGTPSDVARTRYVKAPYAEATAAPASLNSGLKAVWHKFRGNLCADIDAAPVNGEYVVESVSIPEEVKGDIGLIITGYLEVPADGIYTFALLSDDGSTLKLDGELLGDNDGAHSPVEIIVQKALKAGLHPIEVRYFDCNGGVLQMELVNEKGEKEVLPKEWLKHE, from the coding sequence ATGTTCAAACAACTAAGTACTTCTCTACTGATTGCATCAGCATGTATTTTGTCCTCTTGCACGCCTACGGTGAAGCAGGAGATTGCAATTTTACCTACCCCCGTTAGTCTGACGGAACAGTCGGGTGCTTTCGTCTTAAAGGATGGAATGAAAATCGGCGTTTCCGATCAGTCCTTATTTCCGGCTGCCGGATATTTGCAGGATATTCTTCGGAATGTGGTGTCTACTTCTGTAGAGGTGACCGAAGCCGATAAGGCGGATATCTATCTCCAGCTAGGGCAGGATAATGGAAAGCCCGGCTCTTACAAACTTCAGGCTACCCCCAAGTCTGTTCAGGTTGAAGCCGGAGATTATTCGGGTATCGTTTCCGCCATTGCCAGCCTCCACCAACTGCTGCCTGCCGGAATAGAAGTGCAGGGAACGAAACAGACTTTCTCCATTCCTGCCGTGCAAATAGAGGACTCGCCGCGCTTTGAATGGCGTGGTTTTATGCTGGATGCTTCCCGTCACTTCTGGAATAAAGATGAAGTGAAACATGTGCTGGATCTGATGTCCTTATATAAACTGAATAAGTTCCACTGGCATCTGACGGATGATCAGGGATGGCGGATCGAAATCGAGAAATATCCGTTGCTGACGGAAAAAGGAGCGTGGCGTAAATTTAACAAGCACGACCGTGGTTGTATGGAGCGTGCGGTAGAAGAGGACAATACCGACTTCCTGATTCCGGAAAACAAAATACGGATTGTAGAAGGAGATACTCTGTATGGTGGTTACTATACGCACGAAGATATTAAAGAAATTGTAGATTATGCTGCACAGAGAGGTATTGATGTGATTCCGGAAATAGATATGCCGGGACATTTCCTGGCTGCTATCACCCAATACCCGGATCTCGCTTGTGACGGACTGATCGGCTGGGGAGAAACATTCTCTTCTCCTATTTGTCCGGGAAAGGATACGACGCTGGAATTCTGTCAGGATGTCTTTAAAGAGATTTTCGATCTCTTTCCTTATGAATATGTACACATGGGGGGTGACGAAGTCGAGAAAAATAACTGGAAAAAGTGCCCCCGTTGCCAGAAGCGAATCCGCACGGAAGGACTTAAATCGGTAGAAGATTTGCAGGCATGGTTTGTGCGTGATATGGAGAAATTCTTCCTTGCCAATGGAAAGAAGTTGATAGGCTGGGATGAAGTTGTTGCCGACGGACTGACTTCGGATGCTGCTATTACCTGGTGGAGAAGTTGGTCGAAAGAGGCAGTGCCTATGGCCACTTCGCAAGGACAAAGAGTGATTGCCTGCCCGAATGAATATTTCTATTTTGATTATGCGCAGGATAAAAACTCCGTGAAGAAGATATTGGCATACGATCCGTATGCAGACGACCGCTTGTCACCCGAACAGAAAGAATGTTTCTGGGGCGTGCAGGCTAATCTCTGGGCAGAATGGATTCCGTCTATGAAACGTATCGAATATCTGATACTTCCCCGTATGGTGGCGTTGAGTGAAATAGCCTGGGTGCAGCCGGAGGCGAAACCGGATCTGAAAGAGTTCTATCGTCAGCTTGTTCCGCATTTCAAGCGGATGGATATCCTTGGATTGAACTACCGGGTACCCGATCTGGAAGGATTCTACAAAGTGAATGCTTTCCTTGATGAGGCTTCGGTTGATCTGACTTGTCCGTTGCCGGGCATTGAAGTCCGTTATACTACTGACGGAAGTATGCCGACTAAGCAATCCACTCTTTATGAAGGAAATCTGAAAGTGACGGAAACGACAGATTTTACTTTCCGCACTTTCCGTCCCGACGGTACTCCATCGGATGTAGCACGTACCCGATACGTCAAAGCTCCTTATGCGGAGGCAACTGCTGCTCCGGCTTCTTTGAATTCCGGACTGAAAGCCGTATGGCATAAATTCCGTGGTAATCTTTGTGCGGATATCGATGCGGCTCCCGTGAATGGTGAGTATGTCGTAGAATCCGTTTCTATCCCCGAAGAGGTGAAAGGAGATATCGGCCTGATAATCACGGGTTACCTGGAAGTACCTGCCGATGGCATCTATACATTTGCTCTTCTTTCGGACGACGGCAGTACGCTGAAACTGGACGGCGAATTACTGGGAGATAATGACGGAGCACACTCACCGGTAGAGATTATAGTACAGAAGGCCTTGAAAGCCGGACTGCACCCGATAGAAGTACGCTACTTCGATTGCAATGGCGGAGTTTTGCAGATGGAATTAGTCAATGAAAAGGGTGAGAAAGAAGTGCTTCCTAAAGAATGGCTGAAACATGAATAA
- a CDS encoding radical SAM-associated putative lipoprotein yields MKNKYLLSLLAALGFSGCGNNNEIWDEPCYYGPGPVWTPDIIISSQVQNEEKETINGIRVVSSYMNQEDSLITDTAYTESREIEHYTVSGIAINTFKFKEYPPKDTEMYLEYTDVDGEKNGAYQTKKIRIQDLGKEGKVTLLKEEKKEEE; encoded by the coding sequence ATGAAAAACAAATATCTACTAAGTCTGCTCGCCGCTTTAGGCTTTTCCGGATGTGGCAATAATAACGAGATCTGGGACGAACCTTGTTATTATGGTCCCGGTCCCGTCTGGACTCCTGACATTATAATAAGCAGTCAAGTACAAAATGAAGAAAAAGAAACTATTAATGGCATTCGCGTAGTATCCAGTTATATGAATCAAGAAGATTCATTAATTACAGATACTGCCTATACCGAGTCACGTGAAATAGAGCATTATACGGTAAGCGGTATAGCAATCAATACATTTAAATTCAAAGAGTATCCTCCCAAAGATACAGAAATGTACCTTGAGTATACAGATGTAGACGGCGAAAAGAATGGTGCATACCAAACAAAAAAGATTAGAATACAAGACCTTGGAAAAGAGGGAAAAGTCACTTTACTTAAAGAGGAGAAAAAAGAAGAAGAATGA
- a CDS encoding YdeI/OmpD-associated family protein, producing the protein MATENKIKYFENREDWRKWLMDNFETEDEIWFVFPLKSSGEKSIAYNDAVEEALCFEWIDSTIKPLDKEHRIQRFTPRKPKSTYSQANKERLKWLLANKMIHPEFEDKIRTVLSDPFIFPNDIMDRLKEDEIAWRNYRHFSDAYKRIRIAYIEAARKRPEEFEKRLNNFICKVKENKMITGFGGIEKYY; encoded by the coding sequence ATGGCAACAGAAAATAAAATAAAGTATTTTGAAAATCGGGAAGACTGGAGAAAGTGGCTGATGGACAACTTTGAAACCGAAGACGAAATTTGGTTTGTATTTCCTCTTAAATCGTCAGGTGAAAAAAGTATTGCATACAACGATGCTGTTGAAGAAGCCCTTTGTTTCGAATGGATTGACAGTACGATAAAACCGCTTGATAAAGAACATAGAATTCAGCGTTTCACGCCTAGAAAACCTAAAAGTACATACTCGCAAGCCAACAAAGAAAGACTTAAATGGTTATTGGCAAATAAAATGATACACCCTGAATTTGAAGATAAAATACGCACAGTTTTATCTGACCCTTTTATTTTTCCCAATGACATAATGGACAGATTGAAAGAAGATGAAATAGCATGGAGAAACTACCGGCATTTTTCCGACGCATATAAGCGTATCCGAATTGCATACATTGAAGCAGCAAGGAAGCGACCGGAAGAATTTGAAAAGCGATTAAACAACTTTATCTGTAAAGTGAAAGAGAATAAGATGATAACCGGATTTGGCGGAATAGAGAAATATTATTGA
- a CDS encoding TIGR04133 family radical SAM/SPASM protein encodes MKRIIPLTPRRWLALEIFRRMKHERVEEHPLRQLFWECTLRCNVRCRHCGSDCKSSPATPDMPLQDFLKVLDSIATHTNPHDVFVIISGGEPTVREDLETCGKEISRRGYPWGMVCNGLCLTRERLHNLIRSGMRSISISLDGLKDVHNWMRRHPESFDCAVNAIREITAIPELTFDVITCVTRRSLPQLPAMKELLISLGVKRWRVSTIFPVGRAAEEPEFRMNGEELKQVLDFIRDTRKEGIIRASYGCEGFLGNYEGEVRNTPFFCSAGISVGSVLIDGSISACSSIRSNYHQGNIYQDDFWEIWQTKFQPYRDRSWMKKDECARCKYFRYCQGNGMHLRDNEGKLLVCHLNRLTGNSANVPE; translated from the coding sequence ATGAAACGTATCATCCCCCTTACTCCCCGCCGATGGCTGGCTTTAGAAATATTTCGCCGGATGAAACACGAAAGAGTGGAAGAACATCCGCTCAGACAGCTTTTTTGGGAATGCACCTTACGATGTAATGTACGTTGCCGCCATTGTGGCAGTGACTGCAAGTCCTCTCCCGCTACTCCGGATATGCCTCTGCAGGATTTTCTAAAAGTACTGGACAGCATAGCAACACATACCAATCCGCACGATGTATTCGTCATTATCTCCGGTGGAGAGCCAACCGTACGTGAAGATTTGGAAACTTGCGGCAAAGAAATATCCCGACGGGGATACCCGTGGGGCATGGTATGCAACGGCCTGTGTCTCACACGCGAACGGCTTCACAACCTGATCCGCAGCGGTATGCGTAGTATATCCATCAGCCTTGACGGACTGAAGGATGTACACAACTGGATGCGACGACATCCCGAAAGTTTCGATTGTGCCGTAAATGCCATACGGGAAATCACAGCTATCCCTGAACTGACATTCGACGTCATTACCTGTGTCACCCGCCGTAGCCTGCCACAGTTGCCGGCTATGAAAGAGTTACTTATCAGTCTCGGAGTCAAACGATGGAGAGTATCTACCATCTTTCCGGTAGGACGAGCCGCCGAAGAACCGGAATTCCGTATGAACGGAGAAGAACTGAAACAAGTACTCGACTTCATCCGTGACACCCGAAAGGAAGGAATTATCCGTGCGAGTTACGGCTGCGAAGGTTTCCTGGGTAACTATGAAGGTGAAGTACGGAATACTCCTTTCTTCTGTAGTGCCGGAATATCAGTCGGCTCCGTTTTGATTGACGGTTCTATCAGTGCCTGTAGCAGCATCCGCTCCAACTACCATCAAGGAAATATCTATCAGGATGATTTTTGGGAAATATGGCAAACGAAATTCCAGCCTTATCGCGACCGTTCATGGATGAAAAAAGACGAGTGCGCCCGATGCAAATACTTCCGTTATTGTCAAGGCAATGGTATGCATTTGAGAGATAATGAAGGAAAACTACTGGTATGTCATCTGAACAGGTTGACAGGAAACTCTGCAAATGTTCCGGAATAA
- a CDS encoding TQO small subunit DoxD, with product MLTQQQEPSKAYVLAGIFTLSLRLIVGWTYFSAFWRRLVLENKLIPDATGYIGEKFNHFLPNSIGIKPIIEYLVSTPDLLWWAMVIFTLVEGIVGLLYMLGFFTRLMSIGVFSLAFGILLGSGWLGTTCLDEWQIGILGVSAGFTIFLSGGGKYSLDYLLLPKLSKNKWLVWLTSGELPLSIKQFSKVAISGAVLLFILTLYTNQVFHNGIWGPLHNKSVKPELKISNAKIQEDILTFKVYRIEGADVYGSFLIGITLKDENGKTILQKNGEELARFPLTRIKNDYVAKVAPGKHSLIIPLGSKATLTIRSDVFMDLPKSDYELILTDISGITWKEKITVN from the coding sequence ATGCTGACACAACAACAAGAACCATCCAAAGCCTACGTACTTGCGGGCATTTTCACTCTCTCCTTACGACTGATCGTAGGCTGGACTTATTTTTCAGCTTTTTGGCGCAGACTCGTTCTCGAAAACAAACTCATTCCGGATGCCACCGGATACATTGGAGAAAAGTTCAATCATTTCCTTCCCAATTCCATTGGTATCAAACCGATTATTGAATACTTGGTCAGCACACCGGATTTACTTTGGTGGGCAATGGTAATTTTCACATTAGTAGAAGGCATCGTCGGGTTACTCTATATGCTCGGTTTCTTCACACGATTAATGAGTATCGGCGTATTCAGTCTGGCATTCGGCATTCTTTTAGGCTCCGGCTGGCTGGGCACTACCTGCCTCGACGAATGGCAAATCGGCATCTTGGGAGTGTCAGCCGGATTCACTATTTTCCTGTCCGGTGGTGGAAAATATTCTTTGGATTATCTGTTATTACCAAAACTTTCCAAGAACAAATGGCTTGTATGGCTTACTTCCGGTGAACTTCCACTATCTATCAAGCAATTCAGTAAAGTCGCAATAAGCGGTGCAGTACTGCTTTTCATACTGACCTTATATACTAACCAAGTCTTCCATAACGGTATTTGGGGACCTTTGCACAACAAATCGGTCAAACCGGAACTGAAAATATCCAATGCAAAGATTCAAGAGGATATCCTCACGTTCAAAGTATACCGGATAGAAGGAGCCGACGTGTACGGTTCCTTCCTGATCGGCATAACACTAAAAGACGAGAATGGAAAAACAATACTTCAAAAGAATGGAGAAGAGCTAGCCCGCTTCCCACTTACCCGAATAAAAAATGACTATGTAGCCAAAGTAGCTCCGGGAAAACACAGCCTCATCATTCCTTTAGGAAGTAAAGCAACTCTTACAATCAGAAGTGATGTTTTTATGGACTTGCCCAAAAGTGACTACGAACTAATTCTGACAGATATAAGTGGTATAACCTGGAAAGAGAAAATTACCGTCAATTAA
- a CDS encoding TetR/AcrR family transcriptional regulator: MQYLKEDIQEKILHIAEEVFSEKGYKDASMREIASRTGITVSNIYHYFTNKDEIFRTILKPVLNDLYAKIYSHDANQMSIEVFTNSDYQQESVQEYIDLVSEHRARLRMLLFQAQGSSLENFRSEYTDAMTRTIFVFFQGMKQKYPHLNIGITDFFIHLNTVWLFALLEELVLHHVKKEEMQKFIAEYIAFETAGWKELMNV, encoded by the coding sequence ATGCAATATTTGAAAGAAGACATACAGGAAAAAATCCTCCACATAGCCGAAGAAGTATTCTCCGAAAAAGGATATAAGGATGCTTCCATGCGCGAAATTGCTTCCCGAACAGGGATTACAGTCAGCAACATCTATCATTATTTCACCAATAAGGATGAGATATTCCGCACGATTCTGAAACCTGTGCTGAATGATTTGTATGCCAAGATATATAGTCATGATGCCAATCAGATGTCCATAGAGGTTTTTACGAATTCGGACTATCAGCAGGAATCCGTGCAGGAATATATCGATTTGGTTTCCGAACACCGTGCCCGGTTGCGTATGTTACTTTTCCAGGCACAGGGATCATCCCTGGAAAACTTCCGTTCGGAGTATACCGATGCGATGACACGTACTATCTTTGTCTTTTTTCAGGGGATGAAGCAGAAGTACCCGCACCTGAATATAGGTATCACCGATTTCTTTATTCATCTCAATACGGTATGGCTGTTTGCCTTGCTCGAAGAACTGGTGCTGCACCACGTGAAGAAAGAAGAAATGCAGAAATTTATAGCAGAATATATAGCCTTTGAAACGGCAGGTTGGAAGGAGCTCATGAATGTATGA